One segment of Streptosporangium brasiliense DNA contains the following:
- a CDS encoding TIGR03936 family radical SAM-associated protein: MQRLRVRYAKRGRLRFTSHRDISRAVERAVRRADVPVAFSAGFSPHPRISYVGAAAPTGVASEAEYLEIAVTRECDPGRLHAALDTSLPHGLDVLDVVEAGTGSLADRLECSAWEVRLPEADPALAGVAVERFLTTERVEVERLTKKGPRRFDAREAVLSLGVIEGTETTAGQASSQPCVILRMVVRHATPAVRPDDVLTGLRLVADFAPPVPPEVTRLAQGPLDVRTGKPADPFDLDRDTTRGGETEPVGPYVGGDL, from the coding sequence GTGCAGCGCCTGCGTGTCCGCTACGCCAAGCGCGGACGCCTGCGCTTCACCAGCCACCGTGACATCTCCCGGGCCGTGGAACGCGCGGTCCGGCGTGCCGACGTGCCGGTGGCGTTCAGCGCGGGCTTCTCACCCCACCCCAGAATCTCCTACGTGGGCGCGGCCGCACCCACCGGAGTCGCCAGCGAGGCCGAATACCTCGAGATCGCCGTGACGCGCGAGTGTGACCCCGGCCGGCTCCATGCCGCCCTGGACACCTCGCTCCCGCACGGTCTCGACGTGCTCGACGTCGTCGAGGCGGGCACCGGGAGCCTGGCCGACCGGCTGGAGTGCTCTGCGTGGGAGGTGCGGCTCCCGGAGGCCGACCCCGCCCTCGCCGGGGTGGCGGTCGAGCGGTTCCTCACCACCGAGCGAGTCGAGGTGGAGCGCCTCACCAAGAAGGGGCCGCGCCGCTTCGACGCGCGTGAGGCGGTGCTGAGCCTCGGGGTTATTGAGGGAACTGAGACAACAGCAGGTCAGGCGTCCAGTCAGCCATGTGTCATACTTCGCATGGTTGTACGGCACGCAACTCCTGCCGTTCGACCCGACGACGTTCTTACTGGACTGCGACTTGTGGCTGACTTCGCGCCGCCGGTGCCCCCCGAGGTGACCAGGCTGGCGCAGGGACCGCTGGACGTGCGCACCGGTAAGCCCGCCGATCCGTTCGACCTTGACCGCGACACTACGCGCGGCGGCGAAACGGAACCGGTGGGCCCGTACGTCGGCGGCGACCTATAG
- the rodA gene encoding rod shape-determining protein RodA: MSRTVAAPRRGSLTRGAVVATSAVRRMDGVLLVAVAALAVIGTMLVWSSTRTWAPGSTGLVKKHILNLCIGTALTVAAAMVDHRRLRAYAPLVYGLSLLGLFLVITPLGSTVNGAHSWIMVGGGFAFQPSEFAKLGLVLMLAMLLAKPAAGTDRPRGLDVGIALVVGVFTMGLVMLQPDLGTTMVLGVITAAALVVAGVRKRWIGGLTLAVAGGAVAVWFLDVLEPYQIARFTAFLNPASDPRGVGYNSTQSLIAIGSGELFGKGLFDGGQTTGRFVPEQHTDFIFTVAGEEFGFLGSVTVVALLGVILLRGMRIARECDDRFGTLTAGVIVCWLAFQSFVNIGMTIGIMPITGLPLPFVSYGGTATFANMIAVGLLQAIHIREQSF; the protein is encoded by the coding sequence ATGAGCCGGACGGTCGCCGCGCCGCGGAGGGGGTCCCTCACCCGCGGGGCAGTGGTGGCGACCTCGGCGGTGCGCCGCATGGACGGGGTGCTGCTGGTCGCCGTCGCGGCGCTGGCGGTGATCGGCACGATGCTGGTCTGGTCGTCCACCAGGACCTGGGCGCCCGGGTCCACCGGGCTGGTCAAGAAGCACATCCTCAACCTCTGCATCGGGACCGCGCTGACCGTCGCGGCGGCGATGGTCGACCACCGCAGGCTGCGGGCCTACGCGCCGCTGGTGTACGGCCTGTCCCTGCTCGGGCTGTTCCTGGTGATCACGCCGCTCGGCTCCACCGTGAACGGAGCCCACTCGTGGATCATGGTGGGCGGGGGGTTCGCCTTCCAGCCGTCGGAGTTCGCCAAGCTCGGCCTGGTGCTGATGCTCGCCATGCTGCTGGCCAAGCCCGCCGCCGGCACCGACCGGCCGCGCGGCCTGGACGTCGGGATAGCGCTGGTGGTGGGCGTCTTCACCATGGGGCTGGTGATGCTCCAGCCCGACCTGGGCACCACGATGGTCCTCGGGGTGATCACGGCCGCCGCGCTCGTCGTCGCCGGGGTCCGCAAACGCTGGATCGGCGGCCTCACCCTCGCCGTGGCCGGCGGGGCGGTGGCCGTGTGGTTCCTCGACGTGCTGGAGCCGTACCAGATCGCCCGGTTCACCGCCTTCCTCAACCCCGCCAGTGATCCGCGTGGCGTCGGCTACAACAGCACCCAGTCGCTGATCGCCATCGGCTCGGGGGAGCTGTTCGGCAAGGGCCTGTTCGACGGCGGTCAGACCACCGGCCGGTTCGTGCCCGAACAGCACACCGACTTCATCTTCACCGTGGCGGGGGAGGAGTTCGGCTTCCTCGGCTCGGTCACCGTGGTGGCCCTGCTCGGCGTGATCCTGCTGCGCGGGATGCGGATCGCGCGGGAGTGCGACGACCGGTTCGGCACGCTGACGGCCGGAGTGATCGTGTGCTGGCTGGCCTTCCAGTCGTTCGTCAACATCGGCATGACGATCGGGATCATGCCGATCACCGGTCTTCCACTGCCGTTCGTCTCCTATGGCGGCACGGCGACCTTCGCCAATATGATCGCCGTCGGCCTGCTCCAGGCCATCCACATCCGCGAACAATCGTTCTAG
- a CDS encoding TIGR03960 family B12-binding radical SAM protein produces the protein MSVESLFPRLEALLPRVQKPIQYVGGELNSTVKNWDETTVRWALMYPDAYEVGLPNQGVQILYEILNEMPETLAERTYAVWPDLEALMRSEGVPQFTVDAHRPVRAFDVFGLSFSTELGYTNMLTALELAGIPLEAADRGDDDPIVLAGGHAAFNPEPIADFIDAAVLGDGEQIAIAITEVIREWKAEGSPGGRDELLMRLAESGGVYVPRFYDVDYHADGRIRRVAPNRSGVPWRIHKHTVMDLDEWPYPKKPLVPLAETVHERFSVEIFRGCTRGCRFCQAGMITRPVRERSITTIGDMVDAGVKASGFNEVGLLSLSSADHSEIGDIAKGLADRYEGTNTSLSLPSTRVDAFNIDLANEFSRNGRRSGLTFAPEGGSERMRKVINKMVTEEDLIRTVTTAYTQGWRQVKLYFMCGLPTEEDADVLGIADLAKKVIKAGREATGSRDVRCTVSIGGFVPKPHTPFQWAAQAAHETVDHRLKALKDALRGDREYGRAIGLRYHDGKPSIVEGLLSRGDRRVGKVIRAVWEDGGRFDGWSEHFSYQRWMDAAAKVGVDVDWYTTREREENEVLPWDHLDAGLDREWLWQDWQDAVSDVEVEDCRWTPCYDCGVCPTMGTEIQIGPTGKKLLPLTVV, from the coding sequence ATGTCTGTCGAGTCGCTGTTTCCCCGCCTGGAAGCGCTTCTGCCCAGAGTGCAGAAGCCGATCCAGTATGTCGGAGGTGAGCTCAACTCGACCGTTAAGAACTGGGACGAGACCACGGTCCGCTGGGCCCTGATGTACCCGGACGCCTACGAGGTGGGCCTGCCCAACCAGGGCGTCCAGATTCTCTACGAGATCCTCAACGAGATGCCCGAGACGCTGGCCGAGCGGACCTACGCGGTCTGGCCCGATCTTGAGGCGCTCATGCGGTCCGAGGGCGTTCCCCAGTTCACGGTCGACGCCCACCGGCCGGTGCGGGCGTTCGATGTGTTCGGGCTGTCGTTCTCCACCGAGCTCGGCTACACCAACATGCTCACCGCGCTGGAGCTGGCGGGCATCCCGCTGGAGGCGGCCGACCGGGGCGACGACGATCCGATCGTCCTCGCGGGCGGCCACGCGGCCTTCAACCCGGAGCCGATCGCCGACTTCATCGACGCCGCGGTGCTGGGCGACGGAGAGCAGATCGCCATCGCGATCACCGAGGTCATCCGTGAGTGGAAGGCCGAGGGCTCGCCCGGCGGACGCGACGAACTGCTGATGCGGCTGGCCGAGTCCGGCGGGGTCTACGTGCCCAGGTTCTACGACGTCGACTACCACGCCGACGGCCGGATCCGGCGTGTCGCGCCCAACCGGTCGGGCGTGCCGTGGCGGATCCACAAGCACACGGTCATGGATCTGGACGAGTGGCCCTATCCGAAGAAGCCGCTGGTCCCGCTGGCCGAGACCGTGCACGAGCGGTTCAGCGTGGAGATCTTCCGCGGCTGCACCCGCGGCTGCCGGTTCTGCCAGGCCGGAATGATCACCAGGCCGGTCCGGGAGCGTTCGATCACCACGATCGGCGACATGGTCGACGCGGGCGTCAAGGCGTCCGGCTTCAACGAGGTCGGGCTGCTGTCGCTGTCGTCGGCCGACCACTCCGAGATCGGTGACATCGCCAAGGGCCTGGCCGACCGTTACGAGGGCACCAACACCTCGCTGTCGCTGCCCTCGACCCGGGTCGACGCCTTCAACATCGACCTGGCCAACGAGTTCTCCCGCAACGGCCGCCGCTCGGGCCTGACGTTCGCCCCGGAGGGCGGCTCCGAGCGGATGCGCAAGGTGATCAACAAGATGGTCACCGAGGAAGACCTGATCCGGACCGTCACCACCGCCTACACCCAGGGCTGGCGGCAGGTGAAGCTCTACTTCATGTGCGGCCTGCCCACGGAGGAGGACGCCGACGTCCTGGGCATCGCGGACCTGGCCAAGAAGGTCATCAAGGCGGGTCGCGAGGCCACCGGGTCGCGTGACGTCCGCTGCACGGTCTCCATCGGCGGTTTCGTGCCCAAGCCGCACACCCCGTTCCAGTGGGCGGCCCAGGCCGCCCACGAGACGGTGGACCACCGGCTCAAGGCGTTGAAGGACGCCCTGCGCGGTGACCGGGAGTACGGCAGGGCCATCGGCCTGCGCTACCACGACGGCAAGCCCTCGATCGTGGAGGGCCTGCTCTCCCGGGGCGACCGCCGGGTGGGCAAGGTCATCCGGGCCGTCTGGGAGGACGGCGGCCGGTTCGACGGCTGGAGCGAGCACTTCTCCTACCAGCGCTGGATGGACGCCGCGGCCAAGGTCGGCGTCGACGTCGACTGGTACACCACGCGCGAGCGCGAGGAGAACGAGGTGCTGCCCTGGGACCACCTCGACGCCGGTCTCGACCGCGAATGGCTCTGGCAGGACTGGCAGGACGCCGTCAGCGACGTCGAGGTCGAGGACTGCCGCTGGACCCCGTGCTACGACTGCGGCGTCTGCCCCACCATGGGCACCGAGATCCAGATCGGGCCGACGGGGAAGAAGCTGCTGCCACTGACGGTTGTCTGA
- a CDS encoding Rne/Rng family ribonuclease: MLDNEPNVGANGPGGDMTEQTQPTRRRRAASRPAGPPPEEPETAPPVAAAVERPSAPEAPEPEAPAAVTTAPEPEAVQETAPEPEAAQEAAPKRATRRKAATTAATTTTRRSRAKKAEPEPAPEAAAPAAEEAPAPVAQDSPAPAAEPAAEEAPAPVKRSRTRKKAVQQEAPPVEAEPIVDISTAEAEEVAAALLLTMPADEALDDEPAGEDVTEERPGLFVDPFGLSVQDRAEVPSVTFQAPAAVFQPLFQAPDPYRAEQPAVRPAPAQQPVAQPEPEPAEVEAETAEEPEDDDTDGDDEAGGRRRRRRRGGRGRGKTRELDETEDDDSEQSEDTAAPEAEHDEDAEGGSSRRRRRRRRRGTEEAGEVQDDPPNTVVRIRAPRAGRSTSADEVQSVRGSTRLEAKKQRRREGRELGRRRPPIITESEFLARRESVERMMVVRRTGGRTQIAVLEDGVLVEHYVNREASQSYVGNVYLGKVQNVLPSMEAAFVDIGKGRNAVLYAGEVNFDTAGLEGQPKRIEVALKSGQSVLVQVTKDPIGHKGARLTSQISLPGRYLVYVPDGSMTGISRKLPDKERTRLKSILKKVMPENAGVIVRTAAEGASEEELGRDVARLSAQWENIQRKAKSASAPELLSSEPDLTVRVVRDVFNEDFTSLVVAGDVWETVDEYVRYVAPHLADRLSRWEDGSDVFAAYRIDEQIAKAMERKVWLPSGGSLVIDRTEAMTVVDVNTGKFTGQGGNLEETVTRNNLEAAEEIVRQLRLRDIGGIIVIDFIDMVLENNRDLVLRRLLECLARDRTKHQVAEVTSLGLVQMTRKRVGQGLLEAFSTVCECCNGRGLHVSAEPVESKPEPRGTQGKMAVEKAVAEKLGKDAGHAVAASDQSGRDTVTDALDDVPTEDAQGIQASGRGRRRSRKAKSAE, from the coding sequence ATGCTCGACAACGAGCCCAACGTCGGGGCCAATGGCCCCGGCGGGGATATGACAGAACAGACACAGCCGACACGCCGTCGGCGGGCCGCAAGCCGGCCCGCCGGGCCTCCGCCGGAGGAGCCGGAGACCGCCCCGCCGGTGGCGGCGGCCGTGGAGCGGCCTTCCGCGCCGGAGGCGCCGGAGCCGGAGGCCCCGGCGGCGGTGACCACGGCGCCAGAGCCGGAAGCGGTCCAGGAGACGGCGCCCGAGCCGGAGGCGGCTCAGGAGGCGGCGCCCAAGCGCGCCACCCGACGCAAGGCGGCCACGACCGCCGCCACGACCACCACCCGGCGCAGCCGCGCCAAGAAGGCGGAGCCCGAGCCGGCCCCCGAGGCCGCCGCGCCCGCCGCGGAGGAGGCCCCCGCGCCGGTGGCGCAGGACAGCCCCGCGCCGGCCGCCGAGCCGGCGGCGGAGGAGGCGCCCGCGCCGGTCAAGCGCAGCCGTACCCGCAAGAAGGCCGTCCAGCAGGAGGCGCCGCCGGTCGAGGCGGAGCCGATCGTCGACATCAGCACGGCCGAGGCCGAGGAGGTCGCGGCGGCGCTGCTGCTGACGATGCCCGCCGACGAGGCGCTGGACGACGAGCCCGCCGGTGAAGATGTCACCGAAGAGCGGCCGGGGCTGTTCGTCGACCCGTTCGGGCTGTCGGTCCAGGACCGCGCCGAGGTCCCCTCGGTGACCTTCCAGGCGCCGGCGGCGGTGTTCCAGCCGCTGTTCCAGGCACCCGATCCCTACCGGGCCGAGCAGCCCGCCGTCCGTCCGGCCCCGGCGCAGCAGCCTGTGGCGCAGCCCGAGCCGGAGCCCGCCGAGGTCGAGGCGGAGACCGCCGAGGAGCCCGAGGACGACGACACCGACGGCGACGACGAGGCCGGTGGCCGCCGTCGCCGCCGCCGCAGGGGCGGCCGCGGCCGGGGCAAGACGCGTGAGCTGGACGAGACCGAGGACGACGATTCCGAGCAGTCCGAGGACACGGCGGCGCCCGAGGCCGAGCACGACGAGGACGCGGAGGGCGGCAGCTCCCGCCGCCGTCGCCGTCGCCGCCGCAGGGGCACCGAGGAGGCGGGCGAGGTCCAGGACGATCCGCCGAACACGGTGGTCCGGATCCGCGCGCCCCGCGCCGGGCGCAGCACCTCGGCGGACGAGGTGCAGAGTGTGCGCGGCTCGACCCGCCTGGAGGCCAAGAAGCAGCGCCGCCGGGAAGGCCGCGAGCTCGGCCGGAGGCGTCCGCCGATCATCACCGAGTCGGAGTTCCTGGCCCGCCGGGAGTCCGTCGAGCGCATGATGGTGGTGCGCCGCACCGGTGGCCGGACCCAGATAGCGGTGCTGGAGGACGGCGTCCTCGTCGAGCACTACGTCAACCGTGAGGCGAGCCAGTCCTACGTGGGCAACGTCTACCTCGGCAAGGTGCAGAACGTGCTGCCGAGCATGGAGGCGGCGTTCGTCGACATCGGCAAGGGCCGCAACGCGGTGCTGTACGCCGGTGAGGTCAACTTCGACACCGCCGGGCTGGAGGGCCAGCCCAAGCGGATCGAGGTGGCGCTGAAGTCCGGCCAGTCGGTGCTGGTGCAGGTCACCAAGGACCCGATCGGGCACAAGGGCGCCCGACTCACCTCGCAGATCAGTCTCCCCGGCCGTTACCTGGTCTACGTGCCCGACGGCTCGATGACCGGCATCAGCCGCAAGCTCCCCGACAAGGAGCGCACCCGCCTCAAGAGCATCCTGAAGAAGGTGATGCCGGAGAACGCCGGGGTCATCGTCCGCACGGCCGCCGAGGGCGCGTCGGAGGAGGAGCTCGGCCGTGACGTGGCCAGGCTGTCGGCCCAGTGGGAGAACATCCAGCGCAAGGCCAAGTCGGCCAGCGCGCCGGAGCTGCTGTCCTCCGAGCCCGACCTGACCGTCCGGGTGGTCCGTGACGTCTTCAACGAGGACTTCACCTCGCTGGTCGTGGCGGGCGACGTGTGGGAGACGGTCGACGAATACGTCCGCTATGTCGCTCCGCACCTGGCCGACCGGCTCTCCCGGTGGGAGGACGGCAGTGACGTCTTCGCCGCCTACCGGATCGACGAGCAGATCGCCAAGGCGATGGAGCGCAAGGTCTGGCTGCCCAGCGGAGGTTCGCTGGTGATCGACCGGACCGAGGCCATGACCGTGGTCGACGTCAACACCGGCAAGTTCACCGGCCAGGGCGGAAACCTCGAGGAGACCGTCACCCGCAACAACCTGGAGGCGGCCGAGGAGATCGTCCGCCAGCTCAGGCTGCGGGACATCGGCGGCATCATCGTCATCGACTTCATCGACATGGTGCTGGAGAACAACCGCGATCTGGTGCTGCGGCGGCTGCTGGAGTGCCTGGCCCGTGACCGGACCAAGCACCAGGTCGCCGAGGTCACCTCCCTCGGTCTGGTGCAGATGACGCGTAAGCGGGTCGGACAGGGCCTCCTGGAGGCCTTCTCCACCGTCTGCGAGTGCTGCAACGGCCGCGGTCTGCACGTCTCGGCCGAGCCGGTCGAGAGCAAGCCGGAGCCGCGTGGCACCCAGGGCAAGATGGCCGTGGAGAAGGCGGTCGCCGAGAAGCTCGGCAAGGACGCCGGCCACGCTGTTGCGGCCAGTGACCAGTCTGGCCGTGATACGGTGACCGATGCGCTTGACGACGTCCCGACCGAGGACGCGCAAGGCATACAGGCTTCCGGCCGGGGGCGGCGACGCTCCCGCAAGGCCAAGTCGGCCGAATAG
- the proB gene encoding glutamate 5-kinase, with product MKTLRKVPVVDSVRDRIRTASRLVVKVGSSSLTTPQGMIDVDRVDALVDVLAARRGTGTQVVLVSSGAIAAGLGPLGLASRPRDLATQQAAASVGQGVLVARYTSSFARYGLRVGQVLLTADDMMRRSHHVNAQRTLGRLLELGIVPVVNENDTVATDEIRFGDNDRLAALVAHLTRADALVLLSDVDALYDGDPRRPGARRLGDVRGPDDLVGVELGKGGAVGTGGMVTKVQAARIATGAGVPVVLTAAAHAAQALAGVDIGTCFHPDGRHPGTRLLWLAHATTGRGRLHLDHGAVEAVVGRRKSLLPAGVTAVEGEFAAGDPVDLCGPLGGVLARGLVNFDAGEIPELLGRSTRELAASLGPEYERELIHRDDIVILESHH from the coding sequence ATGAAGACCCTGCGAAAGGTGCCTGTCGTGGACTCTGTGCGCGATCGGATCCGTACGGCCTCACGCCTCGTCGTGAAGGTGGGTTCGTCCTCGCTCACCACCCCGCAGGGGATGATCGACGTCGACCGGGTGGACGCCCTGGTCGACGTGCTCGCCGCCCGGCGCGGGACCGGCACGCAGGTCGTGCTGGTCTCCTCCGGCGCGATCGCGGCCGGTCTCGGCCCGCTGGGCCTGGCCAGCCGGCCGCGTGACCTGGCCACCCAGCAGGCCGCCGCCTCGGTCGGCCAGGGGGTGCTGGTCGCCCGATACACCTCCTCCTTCGCCCGTTACGGCCTGCGCGTCGGCCAGGTGCTGCTGACCGCCGACGACATGATGCGCCGCTCGCACCACGTCAACGCCCAGCGGACGCTGGGCCGGCTGCTGGAGCTGGGCATCGTCCCGGTGGTCAACGAGAACGACACCGTGGCCACCGACGAGATCCGCTTCGGCGACAACGACCGGCTCGCCGCCCTGGTCGCCCACCTGACCCGTGCCGACGCGCTGGTGCTGCTGTCGGACGTGGACGCCCTCTACGACGGCGATCCGCGCCGTCCCGGCGCGCGCCGGCTGGGCGACGTGCGCGGTCCGGACGACCTGGTCGGGGTGGAGCTGGGCAAGGGCGGCGCGGTCGGCACCGGCGGGATGGTCACCAAGGTGCAGGCGGCCAGGATCGCCACCGGGGCCGGTGTGCCCGTGGTCCTGACCGCCGCCGCGCACGCCGCACAGGCCCTGGCGGGTGTCGACATCGGCACCTGCTTCCACCCGGACGGCCGCCACCCGGGCACCCGCCTGCTCTGGCTGGCCCACGCCACCACCGGCCGCGGCCGGCTCCATCTGGACCACGGCGCGGTCGAGGCCGTGGTGGGCCGCCGCAAGTCGCTGCTGCCCGCCGGGGTGACCGCCGTGGAGGGGGAGTTCGCCGCCGGAGACCCGGTGGACCTGTGCGGGCCGCTCGGCGGGGTGCTCGCCCGCGGCCTGGTCAACTTCGACGCCGGGGAGATCCCGGAGCTGCTGGGCCGCTCCACCCGTGAGCTGGCCGCCAGCCTCGGTCCGGAATATGAACGTGAGCTGATCCACCGTGACGACATCGTCATACTGGAGTCTCACCACTAG
- a CDS encoding phosphotransferase family protein: protein MTIAAGNPLLTRAAAALGHTSREAGLDSTGFTLLRDFANTVYHLPAERVVVRLAQATTPGKFDRLVTSVRVTRWLAEQGFPTIRPLEEIKQPVVAEGFLATFWHHEEHIGPPPDPAQLGPLLRRLHDLPPVPFELPTHDPFGAVRRAILAGRTLDDDDRAWLLGRCDTLAETYYERLEFALPYGLTHGDAHRGNMIRTRDGFLLCDWDGVCAGPREIDLIPTLQGVRFGLTERQRSNFSEAYGYDATRWEGYPVLRDMRELQTLTAVLRNAHRDRRAGEELRHRLDSLRAGDDRLWHPF from the coding sequence ATGACCATTGCCGCCGGAAACCCGCTCCTCACCCGGGCGGCCGCGGCGCTCGGCCACACCAGCCGGGAGGCCGGGCTGGACAGCACCGGTTTCACGTTGCTGCGCGACTTCGCCAACACCGTCTACCACCTGCCCGCCGAGCGGGTGGTGGTACGGCTGGCGCAGGCGACCACGCCGGGCAAGTTCGACCGGCTGGTGACCTCGGTCCGGGTCACCCGCTGGCTGGCCGAGCAGGGCTTCCCCACCATCCGGCCGCTGGAGGAGATCAAGCAGCCGGTCGTCGCGGAGGGTTTCCTGGCGACCTTCTGGCACCACGAGGAGCACATCGGGCCGCCGCCCGACCCGGCGCAGCTCGGCCCGCTGCTGCGCAGGCTGCACGACCTGCCGCCGGTGCCGTTCGAGCTGCCGACCCACGACCCCTTCGGGGCGGTGCGCCGGGCGATCCTGGCCGGCCGCACGCTCGACGACGACGACCGCGCCTGGCTGCTCGGGCGCTGCGACACACTCGCCGAGACCTACTACGAGCGGCTGGAGTTCGCCCTGCCGTACGGGCTGACGCACGGCGACGCCCACCGCGGGAACATGATCCGGACGCGTGACGGGTTCCTGCTGTGCGACTGGGACGGGGTGTGCGCGGGGCCGCGGGAGATCGATCTGATCCCGACCCTGCAGGGGGTCCGGTTCGGGCTCACCGAGCGGCAGCGGTCCAATTTCAGCGAGGCCTACGGCTATGACGCGACGCGCTGGGAGGGCTATCCGGTGCTGCGCGACATGCGCGAACTGCAGACTCTCACCGCCGTGCTCCGCAACGCCCACCGTGACCGCCGGGCCGGCGAGGAGCTGCGGCACCGGCTCGACTCGCTGCGGGCGGGGGACGACCGCCTGTGGCACCCGTTCTAG
- the rplU gene encoding 50S ribosomal protein L21 translates to MYAIVRCGGRQQKVSVGDVLEVDKVAGEVGSTVSLPTVLVVNDGDVTTETGKFTVAAEILGETKGPKIRILKYKNKSGYKKRQGHRQRYTQVKITGINQA, encoded by the coding sequence GTGTACGCGATCGTTCGTTGCGGCGGCAGGCAGCAGAAGGTCTCCGTCGGTGACGTCCTCGAGGTGGACAAGGTCGCCGGCGAGGTCGGTTCCACGGTTTCGCTGCCGACGGTGCTCGTCGTCAACGATGGCGACGTGACCACCGAGACGGGCAAGTTCACGGTTGCCGCCGAGATTCTCGGCGAGACCAAGGGTCCGAAGATCCGGATCCTGAAGTACAAGAACAAGAGCGGCTACAAGAAGCGCCAGGGTCACCGCCAGCGTTACACGCAGGTGAAGATCACCGGCATCAACCAGGCCTGA
- the rpmA gene encoding 50S ribosomal protein L27: MAHKKGASSTRNGRDSNAQRLGVKRFGGQLVNAGEIIVRQRGTHFHPGDNVGRGGDDTLFALAAGHVQFGVKRGRRAVSIVPVAE, encoded by the coding sequence ATGGCACACAAGAAGGGCGCGTCGTCCACTCGGAACGGCCGTGACTCCAACGCCCAGCGGCTCGGTGTGAAGCGCTTCGGCGGCCAGCTGGTCAACGCCGGCGAGATCATCGTCCGCCAGCGTGGCACCCACTTCCACCCGGGCGACAACGTCGGCCGCGGTGGCGATGACACGCTGTTCGCGCTGGCCGCCGGTCACGTGCAGTTCGGTGTCAAGCGCGGTCGTCGCGCGGTGAGCATCGTCCCGGTCGCGGAGTAG
- the obgE gene encoding GTPase ObgE, with protein MPDFVDQVVLHIKAGDGGHGCASVHREKFKPLGGPDGGNGGRGGDVILEVDPNTATLLEYHRRPHRKADNGRQGSGANRDGANGGDIILSVPDGTVVKDAQTGEVLIDLIGAGTRYVIAEGGHGGLGNAALATAKRKAPGFALLGEPGDELDVMLEMKSVADVALVGFPSAGKSSLIAALSAARPKIADYPFTTLVPNLGVVTAGDTVFTVADVPGLIPGASEGKGLGHEFLRHVERCNTLVHVIDCATMEPGRDPISDYEAIEAELRAYGKLEDRPRLAVLNKADVPDARELADIVRPMLEERGMRVFSISAATHEGLKELTYAMGEMVAAARAAAPVVEPTRLVIKPRQLGDAGFTVRRVDDNTFQVTGVKPERWIRQTDFTNDEAVGYLADRLERLGVEEELTKAGATAGAEVVIGSMENGYIFDWQPTLNAEAVHQGPRGSDNRLG; from the coding sequence ATGCCGGACTTTGTGGACCAGGTGGTCCTGCACATCAAGGCCGGTGACGGGGGACATGGCTGCGCCTCTGTGCATCGGGAGAAGTTCAAGCCGCTGGGCGGCCCCGACGGCGGCAACGGCGGCCGCGGCGGCGACGTGATCCTGGAGGTCGACCCCAACACGGCCACGCTGCTGGAGTATCACCGCCGCCCGCACCGCAAGGCCGACAACGGCAGGCAGGGCTCGGGCGCCAACCGCGACGGCGCCAACGGCGGTGACATCATCCTCTCGGTCCCCGACGGCACCGTGGTCAAGGACGCCCAGACCGGTGAGGTCCTGATCGACCTGATCGGCGCCGGCACCCGCTACGTGATCGCCGAAGGCGGGCACGGCGGGCTCGGCAACGCCGCCCTGGCCACCGCCAAGCGCAAGGCCCCCGGCTTCGCGCTGCTCGGCGAGCCCGGCGACGAGCTCGATGTGATGCTGGAGATGAAGAGCGTCGCCGACGTGGCGCTGGTGGGCTTCCCGAGCGCGGGCAAGTCCTCCCTCATCGCGGCGCTCTCCGCGGCCCGGCCGAAGATCGCCGACTACCCGTTCACCACCCTGGTGCCCAACCTCGGCGTGGTGACCGCCGGTGACACCGTCTTCACCGTCGCCGACGTGCCCGGCCTCATCCCGGGCGCCTCGGAGGGCAAGGGGCTGGGCCATGAGTTCCTGCGCCACGTCGAACGGTGCAACACGCTCGTCCACGTGATCGACTGCGCCACCATGGAGCCCGGCCGCGACCCGATCAGCGACTACGAGGCGATCGAGGCCGAGCTGAGGGCCTACGGCAAGCTGGAGGACCGGCCACGCCTGGCCGTGCTCAACAAGGCCGACGTGCCCGACGCCCGCGAGCTGGCCGACATCGTCCGGCCGATGCTCGAGGAGCGGGGCATGCGGGTCTTCTCGATCTCCGCGGCCACTCACGAGGGCCTCAAGGAGCTGACCTACGCCATGGGCGAGATGGTCGCCGCGGCCCGGGCCGCCGCGCCTGTGGTCGAGCCGACCCGCCTGGTCATCAAGCCCCGGCAGCTCGGCGACGCGGGCTTCACCGTGCGCCGGGTCGACGACAACACCTTCCAGGTCACCGGGGTCAAGCCGGAGCGGTGGATCCGCCAGACCGACTTCACCAACGACGAGGCCGTCGGCTACCTGGCCGACCGGCTGGAGCGGCTCGGGGTCGAGGAGGAGCTCACCAAGGCCGGGGCCACGGCCGGGGCCGAGGTGGTCATCGGGTCCATGGAGAACGGCTACATCTTCGACTGGCAGCCGACCCTCAACGCCGAGGCCGTGCACCAGGGGCCGCGCGGCTCGGACAACCGGCTCGGATGA